One genomic region from Candidatus Rokuibacteriota bacterium encodes:
- a CDS encoding histidine triad nucleotide-binding protein gives MTPECLFCKIVARQSAAEIEYEDDEVLAFKDIYPKAPVHLLIIPKRHVEAISTLEERDLPLVGRCFAVARRLGEAKGFAERGYRVNCHCGPEGGQVVSHLHFHFLAGRRS, from the coding sequence ATGACACCCGAGTGCCTCTTCTGCAAGATCGTGGCACGCCAGAGCGCCGCCGAGATCGAGTACGAGGACGACGAGGTCCTGGCTTTCAAGGACATCTATCCGAAGGCGCCCGTCCACCTGCTGATCATCCCCAAGCGCCACGTCGAGGCGATCTCGACCCTCGAGGAGCGCGACCTCCCGCTGGTCGGGCGCTGCTTCGCTGTCGCCAGACGCCTCGGCGAGGCGAAGGGCTTCGCCGAGCGCGGCTACCGGGTGAACTGTCACTGCGGGCCCGAGGGCGGGCAGGTCGTCTCCCACCTGCACTTCCACTTCCTCGCCGGGCGACGGAGCTAG
- a CDS encoding tripartite tricarboxylate transporter substrate binding protein, protein MSIRLLAVLLTAAVLLPPALQAQEPFPSRPITLVAPFPPGGVADLTARPVAAAMEKVLKNPVVVVNKTGAAGAVGMSFVANSKPDGYTLLLSLSSISIIPEADKLFDRKPAYTMDQLVPIALISADPTILVVHADRPWKSVKEFVEDAKRRPGEISFSSSGVYGTLHMATEMLTHAAGIKLKHVPYAGAGPALTAILGGHVDALASGPAVVLPHIKAGKLRPLAGWGAKRVAALADLPTFKELGYDIEFYIWAGVFAPRGTADHTMKVLREAARQAVQDPDFKAAMAKLETPVAYLDAPEFQKFWDKDARMLADAIRRVGKIEVKPR, encoded by the coding sequence ATGAGCATCCGCTTGCTGGCCGTGCTGCTGACGGCGGCCGTGCTGCTGCCCCCGGCGCTCCAGGCCCAGGAGCCGTTCCCGAGCCGTCCGATCACGCTGGTCGCGCCGTTCCCGCCCGGCGGCGTGGCGGACCTCACCGCGCGCCCGGTGGCCGCCGCCATGGAGAAAGTCCTCAAGAACCCCGTGGTCGTCGTGAACAAGACCGGCGCCGCGGGCGCGGTCGGGATGTCGTTCGTCGCGAACAGCAAGCCCGACGGCTATACGCTCCTCCTGTCTCTCTCCAGCATCTCGATCATCCCCGAAGCCGACAAGCTCTTCGACCGGAAGCCGGCCTACACGATGGACCAGCTCGTCCCGATCGCGCTGATCTCGGCGGATCCCACGATCCTGGTCGTCCATGCCGATCGCCCCTGGAAGAGCGTGAAGGAGTTCGTCGAGGACGCGAAGAGGCGCCCGGGCGAGATCTCCTTCTCGTCCTCCGGAGTGTACGGGACGCTTCACATGGCCACCGAGATGCTCACGCACGCCGCTGGCATCAAGCTCAAGCATGTCCCGTACGCCGGGGCCGGGCCGGCGCTCACCGCCATCCTCGGCGGCCACGTTGACGCCCTGGCGTCCGGGCCTGCGGTGGTCCTCCCTCACATCAAGGCCGGGAAGCTCCGCCCGCTGGCCGGGTGGGGAGCCAAGCGGGTCGCCGCGCTGGCGGATCTCCCGACGTTCAAGGAGCTGGGGTACGACATCGAGTTCTACATCTGGGCGGGGGTCTTTGCGCCCCGAGGCACAGCGGATCACACCATGAAGGTCCTACGCGAGGCGGCCAGGCAGGCCGTTCAGGATCCAGATTTCAAGGCGGCGATGGCCAAGCTCGAGACGCCGGTCGCGTACCTGGACGCGCCGGAGTTCCAGAAGTTCTGGGACAAGGATGCCCGGATGCTGGCCGACGCGATCAGGCGCGTGGGGAAAATCGAGGTAAAGCCGCGCTGA